Proteins from one Mycobacterium sp. SMC-2 genomic window:
- a CDS encoding cupin domain-containing protein, whose amino-acid sequence MSLVVPPYPPPRYTKDEPEVSAWLKRAGSPPDYETGGVKYHYLANQRATDGDYGLYRVDIPAAGGGPGPHFHRAMSEAFFVLSGTMKLYDGTQWADGHQGDFLYVPPGGVHGFRNEADEPASILMLFAPGAPREAYFEGFAALADMTDDERREWFVRHDNHWVQ is encoded by the coding sequence ATGTCCCTCGTCGTGCCGCCCTATCCGCCGCCCCGATACACCAAGGACGAGCCGGAGGTCAGCGCCTGGCTCAAGCGGGCCGGCTCACCGCCCGACTACGAAACCGGGGGCGTCAAGTACCACTACCTGGCCAACCAGCGGGCCACCGACGGCGACTACGGGCTGTACCGGGTCGACATACCCGCCGCCGGGGGTGGGCCCGGACCGCACTTCCACCGGGCGATGTCCGAGGCGTTCTTCGTGCTGTCCGGGACGATGAAGCTCTACGACGGCACCCAGTGGGCCGACGGGCACCAGGGCGACTTTCTCTATGTCCCGCCGGGCGGCGTCCACGGCTTCCGCAACGAGGCCGACGAACCGGCCTCGATTTTGATGCTGTTCGCGCCGGGCGCCCCCCGGGAGGCCTACTTCGAGGGCTTCGCGGCGCTGGCCGACATGACCGACGACGAACGCCGGGAGTGGTTCGTCCGCCACGACAACCATTGGGTGCAGTAG
- a CDS encoding VOC family protein — protein sequence MITGMAHTGVCVPDCDAAVAFYRDVLGLRVLSPPYVMTGNAIRDDMGELVPDPSMKAAIVGFEGDGDRVLEVIEYLGVGGTDQRSRAALTDPGLSHVGLICEDIDATRAELESKGVRFLVSGIAEVARVRTTWFVDPWGVVFILVEKSRPQRPYFAQWA from the coding sequence GTGATTACCGGAATGGCCCACACCGGGGTGTGCGTTCCGGATTGCGATGCGGCCGTGGCGTTCTACCGAGACGTGTTGGGCCTGCGTGTGCTCTCGCCGCCGTACGTCATGACCGGTAATGCCATTCGCGACGACATGGGCGAGCTCGTCCCGGACCCCAGCATGAAGGCCGCCATCGTGGGATTCGAAGGCGACGGCGACCGGGTGCTCGAGGTGATCGAATACCTCGGCGTCGGGGGCACCGATCAGCGCAGCCGGGCCGCGCTCACGGACCCGGGGCTGTCGCACGTCGGGCTGATCTGTGAGGACATCGACGCCACTCGCGCGGAGCTGGAAAGCAAGGGCGTGCGATTTCTGGTCAGCGGTATCGCGGAGGTCGCGCGGGTCCGCACCACGTGGTTCGTCGACCCCTGGGGGGTGGTGTTCATCCTGGTGGAGAAGAGCCGGCCGCAGCGACCGTACTTCGCCCAATGGGCGTGA
- a CDS encoding SDR family NAD(P)-dependent oxidoreductase, with amino-acid sequence MASHDPDTRKWSAADVPDQSGRIAVVTGANTGIGFHTAAVLAYRGAHVVLAVRDLEKGNAALSRIVAAGGQGARKVDVTLQRLDLSSLDSVRSAAAALRAAYPRIDLLINNAGVMFTPKQVTKDGFELQFGTNHLGHFALTGLLLDRLLGVRGSRVVTVSSLGHRLRADIHFDDLQWQRRYDRFAAYGQSKLANLLFTYELQRRLAARSDANTVALAAHPGGSNTELTRNLPRSFQPLRAVLGPVLFQSPAMGALPTLRAATDPDARGGQYYGPDGFLEQRGHPKIVQSSAQSHDEELARRLWSVSEELTGVGFGI; translated from the coding sequence ATGGCATCCCACGACCCGGACACCCGTAAATGGTCGGCGGCCGACGTGCCGGATCAGAGCGGCCGCATCGCCGTCGTCACCGGCGCCAACACCGGCATCGGGTTTCACACGGCCGCCGTCCTGGCCTACCGCGGCGCCCACGTGGTGCTCGCGGTGCGCGACCTGGAAAAGGGCAACGCCGCGCTGTCGCGCATCGTGGCCGCCGGGGGCCAAGGGGCCCGGAAGGTAGACGTCACCCTGCAGCGGCTGGACCTGAGCTCGCTGGACTCGGTGCGCTCGGCCGCCGCGGCGCTGCGCGCGGCCTACCCGCGCATCGACTTGCTGATCAACAACGCGGGCGTCATGTTCACGCCCAAGCAGGTCACCAAAGACGGCTTCGAATTGCAGTTCGGCACAAACCATCTCGGCCATTTCGCGTTGACCGGGCTCCTGCTGGACCGGCTCCTTGGCGTGCGCGGCTCGCGGGTGGTGACCGTCAGCAGCCTCGGCCACCGGCTGCGCGCCGACATCCACTTCGACGACCTGCAGTGGCAACGCCGCTACGACCGGTTCGCCGCCTACGGCCAGTCCAAGCTGGCCAACCTGCTGTTCACCTACGAGCTGCAGCGCCGGCTGGCCGCCCGGTCGGACGCGAATACCGTCGCGCTGGCCGCGCACCCCGGCGGCTCCAACACCGAGCTGACCCGCAACCTGCCGCGAAGCTTTCAGCCGCTGCGGGCCGTCCTCGGGCCGGTGCTGTTCCAGAGCCCGGCGATGGGGGCGTTGCCGACGCTGCGGGCCGCCACCGATCCGGACGCCCGGGGCGGGCAGTACTACGGCCCGGACGGCTTCCTCGAGCAGCGTGGCCACCCCAAGATCGTCCAGTCCAGCGCGCAATCCCACGACGAGGAGCTGGCGCGGCGGCTCTGGTCGGTGTCCGAAGAACTCACCGGGGTCGGCTTCGGGATCTGA
- a CDS encoding phosphatidylserine decarboxylase, translating to MARRPRPIGPTAEDPTFSPQHALELVRSTIPPVHPAGRPFIAAGLAVALAGRRHRWIRRAGLLAAGACAGFFRHPPRVPPTRPGAIVAPADGVVCVIDCAAPPAELGMGDAPLPRVSIFLSLLDAHVQRAPVSGEVIAVQHRPGRFGSADLAAASTENERTSLRIRTPTGADVVAVQVAGLLARRIICDARVGDKLSIGDTYGLIRFGSRLDTYLPAGAEPLVAVGHRAIAGETVLAELP from the coding sequence GTGGCACGACGCCCCCGCCCCATCGGCCCCACGGCCGAGGATCCAACGTTCAGCCCGCAGCACGCGTTGGAGTTGGTGCGCTCGACCATTCCGCCGGTACACCCGGCCGGTCGGCCGTTCATCGCCGCCGGCCTGGCGGTGGCGCTGGCCGGCCGCAGGCACCGGTGGATACGACGGGCCGGCCTGCTGGCGGCGGGCGCCTGCGCGGGATTCTTCCGCCACCCACCCCGGGTGCCGCCCACCCGGCCGGGCGCGATCGTCGCCCCCGCCGACGGGGTGGTGTGCGTAATCGATTGCGCCGCACCGCCCGCCGAGCTCGGCATGGGCGACGCGCCGCTGCCGCGGGTCAGCATCTTCCTCTCGCTGCTGGACGCCCACGTGCAGCGCGCACCGGTGAGCGGCGAGGTGATCGCCGTACAGCACCGGCCCGGCCGGTTCGGCTCGGCCGACCTGGCCGCGGCCAGCACCGAGAACGAGCGCACCAGCCTGCGGATCCGGACGCCCACCGGCGCGGACGTGGTGGCGGTGCAGGTCGCCGGGCTGCTCGCGCGGCGCATCATCTGCGACGCGCGCGTCGGGGACAAGCTCTCGATCGGTGACACCTACGGGCTGATCCGGTTCGGCTCCCGGCTGGACACCTACCTGCCGGCCGGCGCCGAACCGCTGGTCGCAGTGGGCCACCGCGCAATCGCCGGCGAAACCGTGCTGGCCGAGCTGCCATGA
- a CDS encoding AAA family ATPase, with product MSRPGNDAARQLTLTARLNTSAVDSRRGVVRLHPSAVAALGIREWDAVALTGSRTTAAVAGLAGPDTPVGTALLDDVTLSNAGLREDTAVIVSAVTVYGARSVTLSGSSLASQSISPVTLRQALLGKVLTVGDAVSLLPRDLGPGTSTSAATRALAASVGISWTSELLTVTGVDPQGPVSVQPNTLVSWGVGVPTGGAPPSTELVDVASPETILEELKGSQPQAAKLTEWLKLALDEPHLLKTLGAGANLGVLVSGPAGVGKVTLVRAVCDGRRLVKLDGPEVGALAAEDRLKTVSSAVRAVRDGGGVLLITDVDALLPATPEPVAALILGELRTAVATQGVALIATSARPDQLDARLRAPDLCDRELTLPLPDAGTRKALLESLLKSVPAGTLDLNEIALRTPGFVVADLAALLREAALRAASRASTDGRPPELNQEDLVGALTVIRPLSRSASEEVTVGDVTLNDVGDMAEARQALTEAVLWPLQHPDTFARLGVDPPRGVLLYGPPGCGKTFVVRALASTGQLSVHSVKGSELMDKWVGSSEKAVRELFRRARDSAPSLVFLDEIDALAPRRGQSFDSGVTDRVVAALLTELDGVNPLRDVVVLGATNRPDLIDPALLRPGRLERRVFIEPPDAAARREILHTAGKSVPLSDDVDLDEVAAGLDGYSAADCVALLREAALTAMRRSIDATDVTGADIAAAREIVRPSLDPVQVEALRAFAKAP from the coding sequence ATGAGCCGGCCGGGCAACGATGCGGCCCGTCAGCTCACGCTCACCGCGCGGTTGAACACCTCGGCCGTCGACTCGCGCCGCGGTGTCGTCCGACTCCACCCGAGTGCGGTTGCGGCACTTGGCATTCGGGAGTGGGACGCCGTGGCGCTGACGGGCTCGCGGACCACGGCGGCGGTCGCCGGCCTGGCCGGGCCGGACACCCCGGTCGGCACCGCGCTGCTCGACGACGTGACGCTGTCCAACGCCGGGCTGCGCGAGGACACCGCGGTGATCGTCAGCGCGGTCACCGTCTACGGCGCCCGGTCGGTGACGCTGTCCGGCTCGTCGCTGGCCAGCCAGTCGATTTCGCCGGTCACCCTGCGACAGGCGCTGCTGGGCAAGGTGCTGACCGTCGGCGACGCCGTGTCGCTGCTGCCCCGCGATCTGGGCCCGGGCACCTCAACGTCGGCCGCCACCCGTGCGCTGGCCGCCTCGGTCGGCATCAGCTGGACGTCGGAGCTGCTGACCGTCACCGGCGTCGACCCGCAAGGGCCGGTCAGCGTGCAGCCCAACACGCTGGTCTCCTGGGGGGTGGGTGTCCCGACCGGCGGCGCCCCGCCGTCGACCGAATTGGTCGACGTCGCAAGCCCGGAGACGATCCTCGAGGAGCTCAAGGGCTCGCAGCCGCAAGCCGCCAAACTTACCGAATGGCTCAAGCTGGCGCTCGACGAGCCGCATCTGCTCAAGACCCTGGGCGCCGGCGCCAACCTGGGCGTGCTGGTGTCCGGCCCGGCCGGGGTGGGCAAGGTGACGCTGGTGCGCGCGGTGTGCGACGGCCGCAGGCTGGTCAAGCTGGACGGCCCGGAGGTGGGGGCGCTGGCGGCGGAAGACCGGCTCAAGACCGTGAGCTCGGCGGTGCGGGCCGTCCGCGACGGCGGCGGGGTGCTGCTGATCACCGACGTCGACGCCCTGCTGCCGGCCACCCCCGAGCCGGTGGCCGCCCTGATCCTGGGCGAGCTGCGCACCGCGGTGGCCACGCAGGGGGTCGCGCTGATCGCCACCTCCGCGCGCCCCGACCAGCTCGATGCCCGGCTGCGGGCGCCGGACCTGTGCGACCGGGAGTTGACCCTGCCGCTGCCCGACGCCGGCACCCGCAAGGCGCTGCTGGAGTCGCTGCTGAAATCGGTGCCCGCGGGCACCCTCGACCTCAATGAGATCGCTTTGCGCACACCGGGTTTCGTGGTCGCCGATCTGGCGGCGCTGCTGCGGGAGGCGGCGCTGCGGGCGGCGTCACGTGCAAGCACCGACGGCCGGCCACCAGAGCTGAACCAGGAGGACCTCGTCGGCGCGCTGACCGTCATCCGGCCGCTGTCCCGTTCGGCCAGCGAGGAAGTGACCGTCGGCGACGTCACCCTCAACGACGTCGGCGACATGGCCGAGGCCAGGCAGGCGCTGACCGAGGCCGTGCTGTGGCCGCTGCAGCACCCCGACACCTTCGCCCGGCTGGGCGTCGACCCGCCCCGCGGGGTGCTGCTGTACGGGCCGCCCGGCTGCGGCAAGACCTTCGTCGTGCGCGCGCTGGCCAGCACCGGCCAGCTGTCCGTGCATTCGGTCAAGGGCTCCGAGCTGATGGACAAGTGGGTGGGCAGCTCGGAAAAGGCGGTGCGCGAACTGTTTCGGCGGGCCCGCGACTCGGCCCCCTCGCTGGTATTCCTCGACGAGATCGACGCGCTGGCGCCCCGGCGCGGGCAGAGCTTCGACTCGGGCGTGACCGACCGGGTGGTGGCCGCGCTGCTGACCGAACTCGACGGTGTCAACCCGCTGCGCGACGTCGTCGTGCTGGGCGCCACCAACCGGCCGGACCTGATCGACCCGGCGCTGCTGCGCCCGGGCCGGCTGGAGCGGCGGGTGTTCATCGAACCGCCCGACGCCGCCGCCCGCCGCGAAATCCTGCACACCGCCGGCAAATCCGTGCCGCTGAGCGATGACGTCGACCTCGACGAGGTCGCCGCCGGCCTCGACGGCTACAGCGCCGCCGACTGCGTGGCACTGCTGCGGGAGGCGGCGCTGACCGCGATGCGGCGCTCCATCGACGCCACCGACGTGACGGGCGCGGACATCGCGGCGGCGCGCGAAATCGTGCGCCCCTCACTGGATCCCGTGCAGGTGGAGGCGCTACGCGCGTTCGCCAAAGCTCCGTAG
- the glp gene encoding gephyrin-like molybdotransferase Glp, whose protein sequence is MRSVQEHQRVVAELIRARPAGTAALAEAQGLALAEDVVARLALPVFDNSAMDGYAVRAEDTSGATPEHPVVLKVAEDIPAGRTDELTLQPNTAHRIMTGAPLPAGATAVVPVEDTDGGVDVVSIRARREAGAHIRRAGEDVAAGTTVLRRGQVVTPAVLGLAAALGMAELPVIPRQRVLVISTGSELVPPGGPLRPGQIYESNSVMLAGAVRDAGADVVGVATAEDDVAQFSSLIDRFAGEADLIITSGGVSAGAYEVVKDAFGREGDQGVEFVKVAMQPGMPQGIGRVAGATIVTLPGNPVSALVSFEVFIRPALRNAMGLPDPERPHRTAVLTESLTSPRGKRQFRRAVLDRDAGTVTSYGPPASHHLRWLASANALLDIPEDVVEVSAGTELQVWDLT, encoded by the coding sequence GTGCGGTCGGTACAAGAACATCAGCGAGTCGTGGCCGAACTGATCCGTGCCCGCCCGGCGGGCACCGCGGCGCTGGCCGAGGCGCAGGGGCTGGCGTTGGCCGAAGACGTCGTCGCGCGGCTGGCGCTGCCCGTCTTCGACAACTCCGCGATGGACGGGTACGCGGTGCGCGCGGAGGACACCTCCGGCGCCACACCCGAGCACCCGGTGGTGCTGAAGGTCGCCGAGGACATTCCCGCCGGGCGCACCGACGAGTTGACGCTGCAACCGAACACCGCGCACCGCATCATGACCGGCGCGCCGCTGCCCGCCGGGGCGACGGCCGTCGTGCCGGTCGAAGACACCGACGGCGGCGTGGACGTCGTGTCGATCCGCGCGCGCCGCGAGGCCGGCGCGCACATCCGGCGCGCGGGTGAGGACGTCGCCGCGGGCACCACCGTGCTGCGGCGCGGCCAGGTTGTGACACCGGCCGTGCTCGGGCTGGCCGCGGCGCTGGGCATGGCCGAGCTGCCCGTGATTCCGCGCCAGCGGGTGCTGGTGATCTCGACCGGGTCGGAGCTGGTGCCGCCGGGCGGACCGCTGCGGCCGGGACAGATCTACGAGTCCAACTCGGTGATGCTGGCGGGGGCGGTGCGCGACGCCGGCGCCGACGTGGTCGGGGTGGCGACCGCCGAAGACGACGTCGCACAGTTCAGTTCGCTGATCGACCGGTTCGCCGGCGAGGCGGATTTGATCATCACCAGCGGCGGCGTCAGCGCCGGCGCCTACGAAGTGGTCAAGGACGCCTTCGGCCGCGAAGGCGACCAGGGTGTCGAGTTCGTCAAGGTAGCGATGCAGCCGGGCATGCCGCAGGGCATCGGCCGGGTGGCCGGCGCGACGATCGTCACCCTGCCCGGCAACCCGGTCAGCGCCCTGGTGTCCTTCGAGGTGTTCATCCGGCCCGCGCTGCGCAACGCCATGGGCCTGCCCGACCCGGAGCGCCCGCACCGGACCGCCGTGCTCACCGAGTCGTTGACCTCGCCGCGCGGCAAGCGGCAATTCCGCCGCGCGGTGCTGGACCGCGACGCCGGCACGGTCACCAGTTACGGCCCGCCGGCCTCGCACCACCTGCGGTGGCTGGCGTCGGCGAACGCGCTGCTGGACATCCCCGAGGACGTCGTGGAGGTGTCGGCCGGGACCGAGCTGCAGGTCTGGGACTTGACTTAG
- the pssA gene encoding CDP-diacylglycerol--serine O-phosphatidyltransferase: MISKPRGRPSVNLQILPSAMTVLSICAGLTSIRFALEHQPKAAMALIAAAAILDGLDGRVARILDAQSRMGEEIDSLADAVNFGVTPAIVLYVTMLTKSPAGWVAILLYAVCVVLRLARYNALQDDGSQPTYTHEFFVGMPAPAGAVSMIGLIGLKLQFGEGWWTSTTFLCIWITGTSILMISKIPMRKMHAAAVPPSWAAPLLALLAICAAAAVLAPYVLIWVIIIAYLCHVPFAVRNHRWLAAHPEAWSDEPRQRRAARRAIRRAQPHRRSMARLGLRKPGGRLP, encoded by the coding sequence ATGATCAGCAAGCCGCGCGGCAGGCCGTCGGTCAACCTGCAGATCCTGCCGAGCGCGATGACCGTGCTGTCCATCTGCGCCGGCCTGACCTCGATCCGGTTCGCCCTCGAGCACCAGCCCAAGGCCGCGATGGCGTTGATCGCGGCGGCCGCCATTCTGGACGGGCTGGACGGCCGGGTGGCCCGCATCCTGGATGCCCAGTCGCGCATGGGCGAGGAGATCGACTCGCTGGCCGACGCGGTGAACTTCGGGGTGACACCGGCGATCGTGCTCTACGTGACGATGCTGACGAAGTCGCCGGCCGGCTGGGTGGCCATCCTGCTCTACGCCGTGTGCGTGGTGCTGCGGCTGGCGCGGTACAACGCGCTGCAGGACGACGGCAGCCAGCCCACCTATACGCACGAGTTCTTCGTCGGCATGCCGGCGCCTGCGGGCGCGGTGTCGATGATCGGTCTGATCGGCCTCAAACTGCAGTTCGGTGAGGGCTGGTGGACCTCCACGACGTTCCTGTGCATCTGGATCACGGGGACGTCGATCCTGATGATCAGCAAGATCCCGATGCGCAAGATGCACGCCGCGGCGGTGCCCCCCAGCTGGGCCGCACCGCTGCTGGCGCTGCTGGCGATCTGCGCGGCCGCGGCGGTGCTGGCGCCCTACGTCCTGATTTGGGTCATCATCATCGCCTACCTCTGCCACGTCCCGTTCGCGGTCCGCAACCACCGCTGGCTGGCCGCGCATCCCGAGGCGTGGTCCGACGAACCCAGGCAGCGCCGCGCCGCGCGGCGCGCGATCCGCCGGGCGCAGCCGCACCGCCGGTCGATGGCGCGGCTGGGGCTGCGCAAGCCGGGCGGGCGCCTGCCATGA
- a CDS encoding NAD(P)/FAD-dependent oxidoreductase, translating to MGVKPTVGIIGAGAGGIAMGIQLAGGGYEFTIFDRTDGFGGTWRHNTFPGAACDVPSHLYSYSFAPNPRWSKTYANQPEILAYLERVAEGYGLGPRLRANSAVAAVRWSDTRRRWTLTADDGQEHEFDVVVSAVGMLDVPHIPDIPGARRFRGRQFHSARWDHSKSTAGERVASIGTGASAIQYVPAIARETAQLTVFQRTPIWIAPRFDFPFTPEQHEQFERDPATMQKLRDEAFDAYESASFDVDDAQTREATELARSYLARKVADAELRAKLTPDYPAGCKRPLMSRDWYPTFALPNVSLETAAIAELTERGVRTVDGVEHRVDTVIYGTGFKAADYLASIDVYGSGGRRLADDWSGGAEAYLGTLVAGYPNFFTLYGPNTNGVNSIIYIHEAQTTFVRHILDAMDARGARTVEVTPDAQRRYNDEIQAAMAGKVWLACDNYFRHPSGKVVTQLPYSGRTFFERTRELADADYRFDR from the coding sequence ATGGGCGTGAAGCCGACCGTCGGGATCATCGGCGCGGGCGCCGGCGGCATCGCCATGGGCATCCAGCTCGCCGGGGGCGGCTACGAATTCACCATCTTCGACCGTACCGACGGATTCGGCGGGACCTGGCGCCACAACACCTTTCCGGGCGCGGCATGTGACGTCCCGTCGCACCTGTACTCGTATTCCTTTGCCCCCAACCCGCGGTGGAGCAAGACCTACGCCAACCAGCCCGAGATTCTGGCCTACCTGGAGCGGGTGGCCGAAGGTTACGGTTTGGGCCCGCGCCTGCGGGCGAACAGCGCGGTGGCCGCCGTGCGCTGGTCGGACACCCGGCGCCGCTGGACGCTGACCGCCGACGACGGCCAAGAGCACGAGTTCGACGTGGTGGTCAGTGCCGTCGGGATGCTCGACGTGCCGCACATCCCGGACATCCCCGGGGCGCGGCGGTTCCGGGGCCGCCAATTCCATTCGGCGCGTTGGGATCACAGCAAGTCGACGGCCGGGGAGCGGGTGGCGTCCATCGGCACGGGCGCCAGCGCGATCCAGTACGTGCCCGCGATCGCGCGAGAAACCGCGCAGCTGACCGTGTTTCAGCGAACCCCGATCTGGATCGCACCCCGATTCGACTTCCCCTTCACGCCCGAGCAGCACGAGCAGTTCGAACGCGACCCGGCCACGATGCAAAAGCTGCGCGACGAGGCCTTCGACGCCTATGAGTCGGCCAGCTTCGACGTCGACGACGCCCAGACGCGGGAGGCTACCGAGCTGGCCCGCAGTTACCTCGCGCGCAAGGTCGCCGACGCCGAGCTGCGGGCCAAGCTGACGCCGGACTACCCCGCCGGCTGCAAGCGGCCGCTGATGTCGCGTGACTGGTATCCCACGTTCGCGCTGCCCAACGTCTCGCTGGAGACGGCCGCAATCGCCGAGCTGACCGAACGGGGAGTGCGCACCGTCGACGGGGTCGAGCACCGCGTCGACACCGTCATCTACGGCACCGGGTTCAAGGCCGCCGACTATTTGGCCAGCATCGACGTGTACGGAAGCGGGGGCCGGCGCCTCGCCGACGACTGGAGCGGCGGGGCCGAGGCGTACCTCGGCACGCTGGTGGCCGGCTACCCGAATTTCTTCACGCTGTACGGCCCCAACACGAACGGCGTCAACTCGATCATCTACATCCACGAGGCGCAGACGACGTTCGTCCGCCACATCCTCGACGCGATGGACGCACGCGGCGCGCGCACGGTGGAGGTCACGCCCGACGCGCAGCGCCGCTACAACGACGAGATACAGGCGGCCATGGCGGGCAAGGTATGGCTCGCGTGCGACAACTACTTCCGGCACCCCAGCGGCAAGGTGGTCACGCAATTGCCTTACAGCGGGCGGACCTTCTTCGAGCGGACGCGCGAGCTGGCCGACGCCGACTACCGTTTCGACCGGTAG